A stretch of DNA from Cupriavidus taiwanensis:
ACGCCAGCGAAGAGCGGATCAGGGCGATGCCCTGGCCTTCCGAGGCGGCCTGCAGCAGCAGCGACGAATCTTCCAGCAGCAGGCCCTTGCGCGGCTCCGGCCAGTCCAGCCCGGCGGCCTCGAACCACGGCTTCCACGGATCGCCCTCGCCACGCAGCAGCGGCATGCCCGCCATGTCCTGCGGCCGCTGCGGCAGCTGCCCGCCGTTGAAGGAAGGGCTGCACACCGGGAAGAACACGTCGTCGAGCAGCCGCTCCACATACAGGCCGGGATAGTCGCCGCTGCCCATGCGCAGCGCGATATCGACCTCTTCGTGCGCAAAGTTGACCAGCGTGTTCGACGACAGCAGCTCGACATCCAGCTCCGGGTGGCGCTCGATAAAGCTGCCGATGCGCGGCGTCAGCCAGCGCGCGGCGAACGACGGCATGGTGCTGATGGTCAGGCGCTTGTCGCGGTTGCCGGCCTGCAGCGCGCGCGTGGCATCGGCGATCTGCAGCAGCGCGTCGCGCACCCGCTCGGCATAGAGCCGGCCCGCCGGGGTGAGCGCCACGCGCTTGCCATGGCGCTCGAACAGCGGCATGCCCAGTTCCTCTTCCAGCGCGCGGATCTGGTGGCTGACCGCGCCGTGGGTGACGAACAGCTCCGTGGCGGCGCGCGAAAAGCTCTCGTGC
This window harbors:
- a CDS encoding transcriptional regulator GcvA, with product MAWKSAWEKDLPRGWHRELPRLPALTALRAFEAAARHESFSRAATELFVTHGAVSHQIRALEEELGMPLFERHGKRVALTPAGRLYAERVRDALLQIADATRALQAGNRDKRLTISTMPSFAARWLTPRIGSFIERHPELDVELLSSNTLVNFAHEEVDIALRMGSGDYPGLYVERLLDDVFFPVCSPSFNGGQLPQRPQDMAGMPLLRGEGDPWKPWFEAAGLDWPEPRKGLLLEDSSLLLQAASEGQGIALIRSSLACNDLLSGRVVRLFEVSIPCPWLLYFVCAPGSLNLPKVQAFRGWLLPEIERFREVLAQWE